A part of Miscanthus floridulus cultivar M001 chromosome 6, ASM1932011v1, whole genome shotgun sequence genomic DNA contains:
- the LOC136458782 gene encoding UDP-glycosyltransferase 88B1-like has protein sequence MKAAAAATGLAQRPVVLYPSPGMGHLVSMIELGKILGARGLSVTIVVVEPPYNTGATGPFLAGVSAANPSISFHRLPKVERLPPVKSKHHEALTFELVRVSNPHLREFLAAASPAVLVVDFFCSIALDVAEELRVPAYFFFTSGAEILAFFLYLPVLHERTTASFQDMGEELVHVPGIPPFPATHSILPIMERDDAAYDGFLRSFRDLCRSQGLLVNTFRLLEQRAVETVAAGHCTPPGLPTPPIYCIGPLIKSEEVLGKGGEECLAWLDAQPRASVVFLCFGSIGRFSAEQIREVAAGLEASGQRFLWVVRAPPSDDPAKKFEKPPEPDLDALLPEGFLARTKDRGVVVRSWAPQRDVLAHASVGGFVTHCGWNSVLEAVMAGVPMLAWPLYAEQRLNRVFLEKEMQLAVAVEGYDSDTGLVAAEEVAAKVRWLMDSEGGRRLRERTLEAMRQAKDALREGGESEAALAGLVDQWKRT, from the coding sequence AtgaaggccgccgccgccgcgacgggGCTCGCCCAGAGACCGGTTGTGCTATACCCTTCGCCGGGGATGGGCCACCTGGTCTCCATGATCGAGCTTGGCAAGATCCTCGGCGCGCGGGGGCTGTCCGTCACAATCGTCGTCGTCGAGCCGCCCTACAACACGGGCGCCACGGGGCCTTTCCTGGCCGGCGTCTCCGCGGCCAACCCGTCCATCTCCttccaccgcctgcccaaggtcgAGCGCCTCCCGCCCGTCAAGTCCAAGCACCATGAGGCGCTCACCTTCGAGCTCGTCCGCGTCTCCAACCCGCACCTCCGCGAGTTCCTGGCCGCCGCGTCCCCGGCCGTGCTCGTCGTCGACTTCTTCTGCAGCATCGCGCTGGACGTGGCGGAGGAGCTCCGTGTGCCCGCCTACTTCTTCTTCACCTCGGGCGCCGAGATCCTGGCCTTCTTTCTGTACCTCCCGGTGCTCCACGAGCGGACCACGGCGAGCTTCCAGGACATGGGGGAGGAGCTCGTGCACGTGCCGGGCATCCCGCCGTTCCCGGCGACGCACTCCATCCTGCCCATCATGGAGCGCGACGACGCGGCCTACGACGGCTTCCTAAGGAGTTTCAGAGACCTCTGCCGCTCCCAGGGCCTCCTCGTCAACACGTTCCGCTTACTGGAACAGCGCGCCGTCGAGACCGTGGCCGCGGGCCACTGCACGCCCCCCGGCCTCCCGACCCCGCCCATCTACTGCATCGGGCCGCTCATCAAGTCGGAGGAGGTGCTGGGCAAGGGCGGCGAGGAGTGCCTGGCGTGGCTGGACGCGCAGCCCAGGGCCAGCGTGGTGTTCCTCTGCTTCGGCAGCATCGGCCGGTTCAGCGCGGAGCAGATCAGGGAGGTGGCGGCCGGCCTGGAAGCCAGCGGGCAGCGGTTCCTGTGGGTGGTCCGGGCGCCGCCCAGCGACGACCCGGCGAAGAAGTTCGAGAAGCCGCCGGAGCCGGACCTGGACGCGCTCCTCCCGGAGGGGTTCTTGGCCCGGACCAAGGACAGAGGCGTCGTCGTCAGGTCGTGGGCGCCGCAGCGGGACGTGCTGGCGCACGCGTCCGTGGGCGGCTTCGTGACGCACTGCGGCTGGAACTCGGTCCTGGAGGCGGTGATGGCGGGCGTGCCGATGCTGGCGTGGCCGCTCTACGCGGAGCAGCGGCTCAACCGGGTGTTCCTGGAGAAGGAGATGCAGctggccgtggccgtggaagGGTACGACAGCGACACGGGCCTCGTGGCGGCCGAGGAGGTTGCTGCCAAGGTGCGATGGCTCATGGACTCCGAAGGCGGGAGGAGGCTCCGGGAGCGCACGCTGGAGGCCATGCGGCAGGCCAAGGACGCGCTGCGCGAGGGCGGTGAGTCGGAGGCCGCACTGGCCGGGCTGGTGGACCAGTGGAAACGCACTTGA